The sequence AAAGTTGCGCCGTGTCCTGCTCCTCTGGCAAAACCTCCCGGCTTGTAGGAAAACGGATTATGCTGCTGATATTCAAACCCTTCCAAAGGATTTTTACTGACATACACTCCATCCGAATATCCACTGAATTCCGTTGCCGGAGCGCCGTACTGCATATAATATTTTCCGTTGTGCTTCGTCATCCAGGCTCCTTCTACGAAAGGCTGTAAGAAAACATTGTCATTGTATTCTCCGAATCTTTCCCAACCGTGATCTTCCGGTTTTAATCTGATAATCGGCTTTACGAAACCTTCTGACTGCAATGTATTGACTTTCACTTCAGTTCCTAACAATGGCCATTCATTGCTTGATCCCCAATATAAGTACAGCTTATTTTTGTCTTCATCATAATGAAAAGCAGGATCCCAGGCTCCGACTTTCAGGGTGTCAACAGCAATTTTCCAGTCGTCTTTGGTAGGATTTGTGCTTTTCCAGATCGGGAAATCCTGTTCCCACGTTGATCCGAAAACGTATAATGTATCTTTCATCGCCCAAACGGCAGGGGCATTCAGGTCGTGCTGATATTTATTGTCACGAAGGAATTTTCTTTTCACAAATTTCCAGTCGAGCATATCGTCGCTGTACCAGTATCCTTCCTGATTGGTAGAGAAAAGGAATAATTTGTTTTTAAAATTAACAATCACAGGATCCGCCGTAGCACGGTGTCTGCCTTGTTTTGAAAAGTTTTCGAATGGCGTATAGCCATAGTCGATGTTGATCGGGTTACAAAATGTTTTTTGCTGTGCATTCAAACTAAAGCCCAGAAAAATAGCTACCCAGAAAAAGTACTTCTGCATCTTCATATTTTTTACTTTAAACGCAAATTTAGTTAACTTTTTTGGGTTTCCTCCAAATAAAACCGTCTAATAAGTAGTGTGTAAGCTGAGGAACGACTAATAACGGAACGAGAAACTGAAACCAATTCGTCGAAAGATTTACATTTAACGAAAAATGTTCATTCCAAATTAAAATTTCCCATAAAAATTCCTCAAAAAAAGCAAATCCTAAAATAATCGCGATAAATAAAAAAATTCCTAAAGTTGAACGAAAAACAGAAAATTTATTAAGTTTAGTCGTTTCTTTCTGTTTTATTTCCCGAATATAAACCAATGCAACGTAAGGAATTCCGTGGGAAATGACATTCAAAAAGGTAAAAACCAGATCATTATTAAAATAGACAATACCGAAATACCATGAAAGATAAGTTCCTGTAATTAATGTGATTTTAGGAATATTAATTTGTTTAGTTTTAAAGAATTCAACTACAGTTTTAATGATCCAAACAGACAGAATCAAAACATATAAAACGGTGATGAAATTTGTATAATCAGGTAAGTTTTTAAGCCAATTAAATTCATTTTCAACAAACCAGGTAAAAGCCCGCGGCGTTTTAAACCAATACAACATCGAGAAAATGGTGGCAGAATAAACGGCAATCTCATCAATTTTTTTGCTCCAGTTATTCGGTTCGAATCGCGCATAAATCTGCATAAAACCGTATTGCTGCCGGATAAAATGAAAAACAGCAACCAAAGCCAGAACCGACCAGAATGTAAGACTTCCGAATTGGTATAAAATTAAACCTAAAATCCAGCTTAATGCAGGAATTCCGTAATACAGAAGTTTCCTTTTCTGAATTTCTTCTTTTACAAAATAGGTTTTAAATAAAGTCGAATATACATGCGCCACATCCACAAAAACAATCAAGAAAAGCCAGGTATAAAAAGAATAATGATTTTCCAGTCCCTGAATCTGTTTCTGAAAAAGAAAAATAATAAACAAAATCAAAAAAGGTGGTGATAAAATAAACCAACCATCTGTTTTCGCATTATGGATCCAAGGTTGTTTCATATCATTTTTTCTGCGGTTCTCCAGCCTTGATAAAAGGCTTCTTCAAAAATTGAAATACCCGATAAATCGGTGTGAGCAAAGAAAATTTTTCCGTCGATCGGCTGTTTTGCTTCCTGAGTTTTTACGCCAAAAATCTGATTCGGAACCGGTGCAATCATCGCGTGACCAATCTTGTGAAACTGCATTTCAACAATGAAATCCTCGATCAGAGGATGTGCTTTTTTCAGATCCTCCAAAACGAGATTTTGAAGTTCGCTTTCATTCATGGAATACAGCTTTCGCCTTGCCTTTCTGCAATCGTCCGTGGAAAAACTTTTGTAATAAGTCATCACTTTTTCGCCCATGATCTGATCTACATTTTGATGCTGGTCGTAAATATATCCCAAACCATCCGAACCATAAATTACATTATCCCAAGCCAATTCTTCATCTCCACCGAACTGGTTTTTCAGGGTAATCGTCGTTAAAAGCCAGGGAACATAATTAAAATATTTTGCCTGTTTATCATTAAAAATTCTTTCGTTGACAAATTGAGGTATTGCAAAAAGAACTTTTTCCGCAAAGATTTTTCTTGTTTTTTTCCGGGCATTATCAAAACTTAAAACCTCAACGCCGTCATTGATTTTAACATCAAAAACTAAATTTTTCGTTAAGCTCTTTCCTGCCGTATATTTTGAAAAATGCTTTACCAGTCTTGCATTTCCTTCCGGCCAGGTGAAAACCTGATCTTTATATTTTTTGCTCCAGTTGTTTTTTCTTCCTGCAAAATAATGAATTCCGGCCCAGGCTGAGACATGGTCAATTCCCAATCCGTAATCGTCCCGGCATGAATAATCTAACAGCCAAAGCAATTCTTCAGATTTAAAATTTTCTGTCGCAAGAAAACTTTTAAACAACATTTTTTCTAATTGAATCAATTCAGGGTCTTCACTTGAATCTTCAACCGGAATTGCAAAGAAATATTTTCCGTCCGCTCCTTTCCCGTCACGGAAATCATCCATTAATTTGAAAAAGCGGTCAAACTCTTTCTGAGTTTCTGCGGAAACTCCTTTTTGTGGAACAATATCATTTTGCCATGAATTTTTAAAAAATAATCTTTCCTGTTGCGGAAAAGTCATTTGATATTCATCTAAAATCGGTTCTCCATTTTCATCATCACCCTGATAAATATTGCATTCTTTTAAAAAATCGATGATTTCCGTATTTTCTTTATTCGGCAATGGCAGATAATGTGCTCCCAAAGGAAATTTTGAAAACTTATTTTGTCCGCTTGATGAATTTCCTCCTAAATGATCTTCCATTTCGAGTAACAGATAATCATTTTCACTATTCTGGCTGAAAAATCTACATGCAGAAAGCCCGGAGATTCCACCTCCGACGATGAGATATTTTGTATGGATTTCTTCTGTAGGTTTTGGAAAATCTTTAGCCCAAAGCTTGTGGCCTAGAACATAATCAGTGCCGGTGATTTTTAATAAAAGTGACTTCCCTTTTTTACTGCAATATTGCAGAAAAGGAAGCATCAGACTGCCTAAAAATAGTGTTTTAAGGAAATCTTTTCTACTGTACTTTCCCCCACTCCTCATCAAAATATCGTACTAAAATTTGATTATCCAATCGATTGACTTCCACATCTTCCGTTATCATGTCTTTGGAAAAATATGACATTTGAGGGAAGTTGTAATCGTAAAATTTTAAATTGGGAATTCTCCTGTAAATCTTATTGTTAACAGGCTCAAAAGACGCCATCGAAAACCCCCACTCTCCGAAAGACGGAACATAGGTGTGATACGCCGAAGTAAAAGGAAAAATCTGATTGATCGTTTTCTCGATACACCAAAAAGATTTTGGTGCAAAATAGGGAGAAGTGGTCTGAACCACAATTTTTGTGTCTGGAGTGGTCAATCGTTCCAATTCTTTATAAAACTGCAGAGAATATAATTTTCCCAAACTGTAATTGGACGGATCCGGGAAATCGATGATGATGACCCCGAATTTCTGCTTGTTTTCTTTAACCCAAATATAAGCGTCTTTATTAATGATCTTCACCTTCGGATTTGATAGAGAACTCTGATTAAGTTCCCGCATGGTTTCATTGGTCTTGAAGAAATTGGTCATTTCTCCGTCCAGGTCTACCAACGTGATATCTTTTACTTCTTTATATTTCAAAACTTCACGAACTGCAAAACCGTCGCCACCGCCTAAAATTAGAACATGATCGATATTTTTCGCCATTGACATCGCAGGATGAACCAATGCTTCATGATAGCGGTATTCGTCGGTGGAAGAAAACTGCAAATTATTGTTTAAATATAATCGAAACTCCCGGTTATTCCTTGTCAAAACAATTCTCTGGTAAGGCGAACTTTTGGTGTAAACGACATTTTCACCGTATAATTTTTCCTCCGAAAATGATAAAATTTTGTCTGAAAAAATAAAAAGTATCAACAGAAAAACAAAAGCTCCGATTGCTTTTATCTTCAACAAAACCGGCTTTGAAAGCTCTTTTTTAAGATAAAAACATAAAAAAATGGCGATCGAAATATTAATTAAACCAAAAAATAAAGGTGTTTTTACAATACCTAAATTCGGAATTAAAACCAAAGGAAATAAAATTGAAGCCAGTAAAGCCCCGATATAATCGAAAGCAAAAACATTTGAGACCAGATCTTTAAACTGAATCCTGTCCTTCAAAATATTCATCAGCAACGGAATTTCCACGCCAACCAAACATCCCGTGAAAAAGACAAAAAGATATAAAACAGCCTCAAAATGCGCTAAAGTATTGAATAAAATAAATAAAACTACCGAACTTATTCCTCCGACAATTCCGACAAGGATTTCTATTTCCACGAATTTGTCGATCAGATTTCCTTTGATGAATTTCGCAAAATAAGAACCTACCCCCATCGAAAAAAGGTAAACCCCGATAATAAAAGAAAACTGTTTCACAGAGTCACCCAAAAGATAACTCGCCAGAGCTCCTGCAACCAATTCGTAAATAAGTCCGCAAGTCGCAATGACAAATACCGAAAACAGCAGTAAAAGTTCAAGAGGAATCCTCTTCTTATCCATGAATCGCTGCGCTTATGATAATTGAAATCCCGATGATAAATGCTCCGAAAATAATCGCCAATGCTACATTCTGGTTTTTTGAAATCTCATGCCACGTTCTTTCCGGCGTTAATTTTTCAAGAATAAAATAGCAAATCAGCAGAATAGCGATGCCTAAGAATGAATATAGTAACGAGTTGATAACCGGTAAAAAATTAATCTGATCCATAATTTATATTTTTATTTGTGATAGTATCTGTAATAGCCCACTCCACCTGAAGAATGACGCCTTGTTGTCCCATCTCTGTAGGTTTCGGTCTTTGCACAGTCGCACACCTGATTTCCCGAATAGGTAAGATACACAAACCAACTCAGAAACATCCCACCAATAAGGCACAAAAACCAATTTTCTTTAATGTAATTAATAATATTTGCCATAATTTACGATTGAGGATAAGGTGAGTTTGAACTGTTTTTCCACTTCGCAACATTGAAAAGATGTCTTCCCCAATAGCAGCCTATGAAAAAAACAATCATCAGAACCAAAATAATTCCGAAATTCCAGAAAGATACCGGAAGCCATGTTGCCTTAATATCGACATAGTTGGAAGAAGTGACAGGCTCTGCAACAGCCGGAAGAGGCTCTGCATTTATATTTAAAAGTGAGTCTAAATTTTTCCCTTCAAATGCCTTCTTTACCATATTTCCCGTTCCCGTCTGATCACCTTCCAGAGTTTTAAGATCACCAAACAACACCGATTCAAAAGTATTGTTGTTGATTACATTGATGAGTCCTGTATTTTCTCTTTTTATGGTCACTGTACCGTCGGGTGAAGTGTAAGTAGATGCGGGAACAGTAGTATCGATAGTTTCCTGCCTTTCTGCAGAAATCAGGAAATGGTACGTTCCGGAAGAAACTCCGCAAAGATTAAATTCTTCCGTTGTGCTTCCTTCCGACCAGCTTTCGCCGCCTTCAACGCCGTGATATTCTTCGATGTCTTTGGATGTGTAAACAATTTCATTTGTCTTTTCGTTTACAAGACTTAGCTGAACATTGGCCCACGAATTATCAACTCCAGAAAAAACTTTCACCTTCATAGGCGCAGAACCTCCCGAAAGGGTAAAACTTTTGCTTACCATTTCTTTGTTTTTTACCTCCTCAAATCTGATGGATTGCTCAAAAACAGGATAATTGCTTCGCGTCGTATAAACATAGACCTGCAGGAGACAAATCAAGAGGGCAACAACACAAAAAATATTTATTAATTGTTTAATATTAAAATAATAAGGCTGAACAATGCCTATTCCCGTATAATTTGGAAGATTGGGAATGTTGAAAGCTTTTTTAATTGTATATTTTGAAATATGCCGTCCGAAAAAATATTCCAATGAATCTCCGGATTGCTCCTGAGAGATCATCTGAGTTGCATTTACCCACTCTTTATATGTGGCAATACCGAAATTCAGTCTATCTTCAAAAAAACCTGCAGCTGCATGAATCGTGCATTGTGTAGTTTCATACCAACGGTAATTTACTCCATGCAATTCGGCTACTTTTCCATTCTGTTTTCTTTTTACATCCATTTCGTTGATGAGATGCAGAAAAACCCAATGGCCATCACTTTCGCTCAAAAAAGCACTGTTTCCTTTATCATCTTTTAAATAATATTCTCTCCAAAAAATGCTGGACCCATATTTCCTGATGATAATTCCCGTAACCCGGTATGCTGTTCCGTCGATAACTCCCTGTTGACCAATTTCCAGAACAACATTTTCGATCGGTTTTTTTACAACTTTCGTAGATGTATTTTTGCTGACATCAATAAGATTAGAACATGATTTGCAGACATATTCTACAGGGTGAAAACTGGCATCAATCTTATTCTCAGTCTTACATAAGGGACAAGTGTAATGCATTTTTATCTGTAAATTTTGTGTTTTTGAATAATTTTGGCATTGAAATACCCGATTACCTCATCTGCAATCTGCTCCACTTTTTCCGTATTATCCTGCATATAATTACAAAGGAAAACATCAAAGGTCAGTTGTTTAAATTCCGGCCAGGTATGAATGCACAAATGAGATTCTTTCAGGCAAACCGCAGAAGTAAAACTATGATTTTCAAAAATATGATCGGTCACTCCCACAATTTCCACGTCTTTTGTAGCTAAAATTTTCTCAGTAAAACTTAAAAAACCTTTACTGTTTAATAACAAATCTTCTGACTCCGTTTCCAAAGTCAGAAGAATATGTAAACCTTTGCTTGATAATGGTTTCAATTAAATATTTTTCACAAATATATTATTTTTTCGGCAAGAAAACCTCAGCTAGCATACAACGCGCACTTCCTCCACCGTTTACTTCAATGGTATTTAAATCTGAATAGATAATTTCGCAATATTTTTCAATATTTGAAACTTGTTCGGGCGTTAAAGATCTGTAAGCCGTTTCACTCATAACAAGGAATTTTTTGCCCTCCTTATTCTGAACCTGCAGCATATTTCCTGCAAACTGCTGCATTTGCTCTTCGGAGATCTCGATAATTTCTTTTCCTGAATTTTTAATCGTTTCAATTACTTTTTCTCTTTCCAGTTCATCATCGATGCAATCCAGACAAATTACAACAAATTTATCGGCAACACACATCATTACGTTGGTATGATAAATCGGAAGTCTTTCTGTACCCACCGTTTGAAATGAATGAAAAACCACCGGTGTAAAACCATATTTCTTACAAAATTCCCTGAATAATTTTTCATCCAGCCTTAAAGAAACCGAACCGTAAGCAATTTTATTATCGTGATCGAAAATCATGCTTCCCGTACCTTCCAGGAAATGTCCCTGTGTTTCAGGAAAAGACCAGTCGTCAATTTCATCGACTTCAAATCCCTGATCTTTGATCGTTTCAATAATATCTTCTCTTCTTTCGACTCTTCTGTTTGATGCGAACATCGGGTATAACACCACTTTCCCGTCATTATGAAAACTTACCCAGTTGTTCGGAAAAATCGAATCCGGCGTGTGAGGATCTAATGTATCTTTAATCGTGATCACATTAATTCCTTTGCTTTTTAGTTTCCCAACAAAGGTATTGAATTCCGCAAGTGCCTTCGACTGAATGTCTGAGCCCGTCTGTTCAACCTGGAAATAATTATTTTTCGCCGTTTCAGCGTTGTAACCGAATGCGATCGGCTCTATCATTAAAACTGTATCTGCTGTTTGCATTTTTTGTTTGATTTAAAGATTAAAAAACTCTCCCACACTAGAACACTCCGACTCAAATCACTCCCTCACAAGCGGCATCGTAGAACACCTCAACAAACCACCCATTTTAGAGATCTCCCTGTACGGAATTTCTTCAACCGTCATTCCCCATTCGTTTCTTAGATGATTATTCATTCTTGTAAATGTCTTGTCGGAAACCACAACTTCCGGGGATATTGAGAAAATATTCGGGAACATTTCAAACATTTCTTCGGCTGTCACATGGAAGCAGTTTTCTTCCCCGAAAATATCAATGATCAGACGGTAATCGCTTTCATCAACAAAACCATCCTTGTAAATAATGCATTTATCTTTACCAATCGGGTTAAAAGTACAATCCAAATGCAAAATTCCTTCGTATGGAACCTTGTCATTTTTCTTTAATTCCAGATCGATGATTCTCTTTTTAGGAAAATATTCCTTAAGAATTTCGATGGCATATTCATTTGTCCTGGCAGTTTTATAACTTCTGTAATCTTCACTGAAACAAGTACCGATAAACAAAAAATCGTCCCAGACAATTACGTCTCCTCCTTCAATATGAGCCGTTTCCGGAAGATTGATGATCTTTCTCCACGCTACCTTTTCAAAAACTTTTTTGTAAGCCTCCTGTTCATCGGCTCTGTCTGCAATCACGTTGGAAATGATCATTTTATCATCAATAACAAAGGCTACATCTCTTGCGAAAACCTGATTGTAATCTTTAATAATGCTCGGACGAAGAACTTCTACGTCATATTTTTTTAAAACTGCTTCAAAAGCGTTCATCTCATTAATGATATCCGCTTCTTTAGGATACATATTGTGTTCGATTGAGTAATACGACTTCGCGTCATAACTTTCCTCTAAGGTAGGAACCGGCCCCATTGAATTGGGTTGACCTAAAACTACTGATCTCAGCCTTCCCGTTTCGTTTTTAATGTTTAGTTTCATAAAGATTTATGCAATGATACAAATATAAGTAAAGGTCTCTATTTGGGAAACTTTTGAACCATTTTTAGGATTAGAATTAAATTTTATTCTGTAAAATCATCTTATTGCAGGTTTTTACTCAAGTTCATGGTTAGACTGAAAAGGTTATTCTCTTAGATAAAGCTTATTCACAGATAATTTTATTCACAACATATTGTTTGTTAATTATTTATCATTAAAATTTAATTAACATTAATATAAAATTCATATATTAGTGAAATAATTCATAGAATTAGAACCTAAACTATTAACAATCAAACACCAAAAACATGAACACAAAAAAAGCCGTGCTGAAAAACGCACAAAAATTAGGTAGAGAACAGCAAAAATCAATTATGGGAGGAGGTATTTCTGCAGCAAAACGCTGCTGCGAATGGGACTTCGAAACCGGAGCCTGCACCCTTTGGACTTGTGACAGATGCCAATGCCCATAACCAAAATCAGACCCAAAACCTGCTTTTCGAAGCAGGTTTTCTTTATCTCGTTCTGTTTTCCTCTTCCGTTCTCTGCAAATCATTTTTCTGATATTCTGAACTTCCGAACTGATAACTTACACTAAAAATCAGACGCCGACTGTCCCACCAATGTCTAAGCCGATTATCCATAATCTGTTTATGCCTGAATTCCAGCTGCTGGTCGTAGGAGTCGAAAATATTATTGAAACTTAACTTTGTATTCAATTTATTCTTAAACCAAGCTTTTTGAAGCGAAAAATCAACTGTATACCGAGGTTTTATGATGTACAAACTGTTCCCTGTTTTCGACTCATAATTGGTAAAAAGATTGACCGTGTAGCCTTTGGGGAGTGTAAAAACCTGATTGAGCCTTATTTCATAATTATAAATTCTTAACGCAAAAACCTCATCCAAATAAGGCCTGAACTCATGATTGTAAAATCCTGAAAGTTGGGTGTTTATGTTCCACCACTTTGCTATTTTCACAGGGAAATTGGTTTCCAGAACGGCAAAATTCCGGTAGGGTAAATTTGTTCCCAGATATTCCAAAACATTCGTTTGCGGGTTGTAAAGCGGATAACGTGTCATGACATCCTTTTCTTTTCCGACCGTAAAACTTGTCACCCAATTTTTGTATCGGTAAGTCGCTTTGATCTGGCTTGTGAAAGACGGCTGCAGATAAGGATTCCCGATCCAGTAATTCAACGGGCTGAAATAAAACCTGAACGGATTGAGCTGTGAAAAGACAGGTCGTGTGATTTTTCGGCTGTAAGAAACGGAGAGTTCATTATCTTTATTAAAACCATAATTTGCGCTGAAAGAAGGCAGCCATTCCAGGTAATTTCTCGAAACCACAGAATCAATCGTGATGGCGTTGGAAGTACTTTTTGTGTTTTCAAATCGTAATCCTGCATTGATTTGAAGCTTATTAAATTTCTGATTATAAGCTAAATATCCCGCCAATATTTTTTCTTTATATGAAAATTGATTGCTTCGGGTCGGATCAAAAACAAACTGATTATTTACAGCCAAAGTATCATATCGGATATTGTTGTTCGTATGAGAATTGCTGTATTTTATTCCGGCTTCAAAGGTTGCATTTTTGATTTTTTGTGAAACATCAATCTGAGAGGTGTAGATCGTAATTTTATTCAACAAATCGGATTTCCAATAGGATAAAAGCTGTGAAGTTGGCTTATCTCTATTGATAAAATCATCGTTTTGCTTATTCTCTACGGAAAGATAATTTCCTAAAAAATTAAGCTTAAAATTTTTATTCTGAAAAGAATAATCGGTTGTAATTCCGTAATTATTTTGATTGTATAACGTAGGATTTTCACTCTCTGTGTTAAAAACCAATTCTGTTTCGTCCTTATTTGTGGTGTACAAAGATCCGCCCCGATTTCTATCGATTTCCCTAAAATTTCCTCTCAAATTTAAACCTAATCTGTTTTTATCATTAAGTCTAACATCAACTCCGAACTGAAAATTTTTCACTTTGTTATCATCATTCTGAAAAGTGGAAGTTCGCATAACATTTGTATTTGCCAGCCTTTGCAAAGCATTATATCGATACGTTGAAATCCCGCTGTTGTAGCCCAACTGCAAGTTGTAAGCAATTTTTTGCGTGTTGTACGACAAGTTCAATGAGTTTTCCCGATAGTTGAATCTGTTTACAGAAACATTTCCATTATAATTCCCTTTCCAGCCGAGATTGGTGTTCTTTTTTAACCTGATACCAATAATTCCTTTAAATTCTGCATCATATTTCGAAGAAGGATTGGTATTCACTTCAATGGATTCAACCATTTCAGGCGAGAGTGAACGAAGATAAAACTGCAGTTCCTGACTGCTCATGACAACAGGTTTTCCATCGATGAAAATGGCGGGAGAAATTCTTCCACCGATAAAAATTCCGTCTTCGGAATCAACTGTCACATTCGGGGTTTTTCTGAGAACGTCCAGTATGTTTGTTGATGTTTTGAAATCCCTATTTCCGGAAACACTCATCACAATATTTCCGTCATTCAGCTTCAGGTTTCTTCGGGACGATTGGATGATGACTTCCGAAATATGTCGGGTTGAATCATTTTTGACACGTTCTTTTTTGTCTAAAGAATCGGATTTTTTACGATTTACAATTTCTTGTGATTTGGCAAAAATTGATAAAAATAATAACAAAAGAAAAATCCATACTCTGGTGTTCATACATTTTAAATTTTATGAACCAAAAGTATCGTACGGAAGTAAAGATCAGGTTTTGAAGTATAAATTCCGAAGTACAGAATTATAAATTTGAACTCTGAAACCTTTGCTCAGAAGGCATTTGTGATTGTTTATATAAAAGTGGCGTTGTATTTTTAATCTTCTTAAAAGTCGAAAAAAAGGTAGACTTGGAATTGAAACCCACCTCATATCCTATTTCCTCAATTTTCAGATAAGAATCATTTTCGATCATTTCACAGGCTTCATTTATTCGGTATTCATTAATATAGGTAGCAAAACTTTTCCCTAAATTATCATTCAATAACTGCGAAAGCTGATGCGACGACATATTCATTTTTGCGGCAAGATCATTCAGCTTCAAATTCGGGTTTTTGTACAATTCTTCGTGATGCATAAGTCTTTCCAGCTTGGAAACAAAATTATCAGCCAGTTCGCCGGAGATCTTTTTGTTGGAGTATTTATTCGCTTCTTTTGATATCGCCGGCTGATATTTTTTATTAAACAAAATCAAAAAATTAGCATACAAAACAAATGAAAACACCAGACTTCCTCCCGCACAATACACCTGAATCCAGCCGGTAGAAATCAACTGGTAAACAAGAAAAATTACCACATTGCTCAATAAAACTGGAAGAATAAATTTATTCGGATTCTTTGATTTTTGTTTAAAATAAACATAATACTGATATACTGAAAGAAAAACGAAAACAGACCAGACCGTATAGACAAACGTAGCAAAATATTTATCCCAAGTAATCGGGAAGAATAAATACAAAAGCC is a genomic window of Chryseobacterium wanjuense containing:
- a CDS encoding helix-turn-helix domain-containing protein, which produces MTFGQQMLFFFSAIGAFNGFLLGIYLLFVKKLKYIPHFFLGLILLTLSIRVGISVCIYFYPEWPRIVPYFGLAALFFTGPALFYYVKSSFLQDQFIFKNCRKSFGILTVILGVVGLLYLFFPITWDKYFATFVYTVWSVFVFLSVYQYYVYFKQKSKNPNKFILPVLLSNVVIFLVYQLISTGWIQVYCAGGSLVFSFVLYANFLILFNKKYQPAISKEANKYSNKKISGELADNFVSKLERLMHHEELYKNPNLKLNDLAAKMNMSSHQLSQLLNDNLGKSFATYINEYRINEACEMIENDSYLKIEEIGYEVGFNSKSTFFSTFKKIKNTTPLLYKQSQMPSEQRFQSSNL
- a CDS encoding TonB-dependent receptor domain-containing protein; protein product: MNTRVWIFLLLLFLSIFAKSQEIVNRKKSDSLDKKERVKNDSTRHISEVIIQSSRRNLKLNDGNIVMSVSGNRDFKTSTNILDVLRKTPNVTVDSEDGIFIGGRISPAIFIDGKPVVMSSQELQFYLRSLSPEMVESIEVNTNPSSKYDAEFKGIIGIRLKKNTNLGWKGNYNGNVSVNRFNYRENSLNLSYNTQKIAYNLQLGYNSGISTYRYNALQRLANTNVMRTSTFQNDDNKVKNFQFGVDVRLNDKNRLGLNLRGNFREIDRNRGGSLYTTNKDETELVFNTESENPTLYNQNNYGITTDYSFQNKNFKLNFLGNYLSVENKQNDDFINRDKPTSQLLSYWKSDLLNKITIYTSQIDVSQKIKNATFEAGIKYSNSHTNNNIRYDTLAVNNQFVFDPTRSNQFSYKEKILAGYLAYNQKFNKLQINAGLRFENTKSTSNAITIDSVVSRNYLEWLPSFSANYGFNKDNELSVSYSRKITRPVFSQLNPFRFYFSPLNYWIGNPYLQPSFTSQIKATYRYKNWVTSFTVGKEKDVMTRYPLYNPQTNVLEYLGTNLPYRNFAVLETNFPVKIAKWWNINTQLSGFYNHEFRPYLDEVFALRIYNYEIRLNQVFTLPKGYTVNLFTNYESKTGNSLYIIKPRYTVDFSLQKAWFKNKLNTKLSFNNIFDSYDQQLEFRHKQIMDNRLRHWWDSRRLIFSVSYQFGSSEYQKNDLQRTEEENRTR